GACAAGCTCCTCGCGACCAGCAACAACAGCCGTGACACGGTGATCAGCTCGGTCGAGCTGATCAAGCAGTGCAAGAACCTCGACCAGGCGGCGACGGACCTGCGGGGCGCCGCCGACCAGCGCCGGGGCCTGGTGACCAAGCTCCAGACGCTCAAGGTGGACAAGCTTCCGAACAGCCCCGCGCTGACGGCCGCGCTGACGAAGGCCTGGCAGGCCTCGGCCTCGGCCGACGACCACTACGCGGCCTGGGCCGACCAGATGAAGGCCAAGAAGGCCTGCAAGGACGGCAAGGCGAAGACGACCAACCACCTCACCGAGGCGAGCAAGAAGAGCAGCGAGGCCAGCACCGCCAAGCGTCAGGCGGCCGGGTTGTGGAACCCGACCGCCACGAAGTACGGACTGGAGAAGCGGACGCCCACCCAGCTCTAGGGCCTGTCGTCAAAGTCCCGCCTGGGACGCGGCGCCTGGCCCCAGGGCAGGCGCCCCGGTGGTCACGGGGCGCTGAGGACCGTCTCGCCGACGTCGACGAAGCCGGGCTTCTGCGCCACGAGCCGCCCCTCGCGGACCACCTGGAAGGTCACCTCGCGGTTGACGATCCGGGGGTAGCCGGGGGCGCCGAGCAGGTCCTCGTACTTCCAGCGCAGGGCGGGCGTCAGGCCGCCGGTGTCGATGCGGGCGCCCCGGTCGAGGGCCTGGGTGATCTTCTCGGAGCTGATCCGGTCGCTGTCGAGGGACTCGACGACCGCCTTGAGGACCGTGTAGGCGATCCAGGTGGTCTGGACGCCCGCGTCGGCCGGGTCGACCCGGTTGTCGGCGAAGGCGTGCTCCTTGATGACCTTGCGCATCGGGTCCCAGCTCTTGTCGTCGGCCTCCGGGTACCAGCCGGTGACGTAGGCGCCCTCGAAGGGGCTGTGGGCGCCGCCGGTGCGGTCGATGACGGGTTGGCCGACGCTGCCGAGGACCGAGGAGATGCGGACGGCGTCGTTCTTGCGGTCGTCGGAGCCGCCCTTGTCCGTGCCCTTCGCGTCGTCCTTCGGGAGGCGCCGGAAGGAGTCGAAGAAGGTCTGGGTGCGCTCGCCGAGGACGGCGGTGACGCAGCCGTCCTCGTCGCCCGCCTTGTCGCGGGCCCGGCCGGCCTGCTCGGTGTACTCGGCGGCGTCCTCGACCGCCGGGATGTCGATCGCGCTGCGGTGGCTCGCCTTGCGCAGGCCGGAGTTGAGGAGGTCGGGGAGCCGGTCGCCGTCGACGGTGTCGGGCCGGACGAGGGAGACCTTGCGGCAGGACTCGGCGAGCTGCATGCCGTGTCCGGCGATGAGGGAGGCCTGGCCGCCGTTGACGGGGTAGGAGAGCGAGCTGTTGAACTCGTCCTCCGAGATGCCGTAGCCGCCGATGTACGGGATGCCGGCGGCTTCGAGCGGGGCGAGGAAGGCGCCGCCGTGCTGGCTGTACGAGCCGACGACGGCGACGGCGTCCTCGCGGACCGCCCGGCGGGCGCAGGCGGCGGCGCCCGCGGGGGTGTTCTGTTCGTTGCAGGTGAGGACGCGGAGTTCGTGGCCGTCGATGCCGCCCTGGGAGTTGACCCAGCGGGCATAGGCCTGCGCCATTGCAGGCATTCCGGGCATGTTGGTCGCTCGGGTCTGGTCGGGAGCCCACGTCATCACCGTGATGTGCTCCCTGGAGCCCCCCGTGGCCCCAGGGAGCACGCCGCACCCGGTGAGAAGCGACGCTCCGGCCGCGGTGGTCGTGACGTACGCGAGGAGTGAGGTCAGTCGCCTACCGGTCATGAACATGCACGTTTCCGCCTCATGGGTAACGCGGGAGTGAGCGCGGTTCAACGAAGGGTGACGTGAAGGTGAATTACCGGGGCTGGGCGGCGATGAGGAGGGGGCGGGTCCGCTTATGGGGCAAGGGAACGTACGATCGAAACGTGTCCAGTCCAGTCTCCGGTTCGGTGAACTCTTCCCGTCGTGGCCGTCGCTCCTCCACCATGGGCGGCATGCCGCTCAACGACTTGCCCTGGTGGCGCTGGCGCATCAACGTGCGCTCGGCGCTGCACATGCTCTCCGACCCGACGTTCCACGAGACGACCTGGCTGGCCGGCCAGGAGGGGTACGGCGACGTCACCGACGCCGTCTACCGCCTCGTCGAGGACACCTGGCTCGACAACTGGTCCGCCGAGAAGTACGTGGGCGCGGTCTTCCGCGACAGCGGTGAGGCCGCCCTCGTCGACGCCGCCGTGCTCCGCGTGCTGCGGATCATGCACCAGGTGGGCCCGGACGCGCCCGTCTCCGCGTACCTGGAGCACCAGGGCTGGCCCGAGGCCGTACGGGCCGCCCGCGAGGCACACGTACGGATGGCGCACGCCGACGGGGAGGACCCCGACACGCCCCCGCGCTCCCTCGACGTGCTCCGTATCATGACCCGGTCCTGAGCCGTTCCGCCTGCCGGACGGTGGACCTTCCGGGACCCCGGGTTGTGGCAGGCTGACGGGATGACCGACCAGTACGTCCTCACCCTCTCGTGCCCGGACAAGCAGGGCATCGTGCACGCCGTGTCGAGCTACCTGTTCATCACCGGGTGCAACATCGAGGACAGCCAGCAGTTCGGAGACCGGGACACGGGTCTCTTCTTCATGCGGGTCCACTTCTCGGCCGAGGCCCCGGTGAACGTGGAGAAGCTGCGGGCGAGCTTCACGGCGGTCGGTGACTCCTTCGGGATGGACTGGCAGATCAACCGCGCCGACCAGCCCATGCGGGTCGTGCTCATGGTCTCCAAGTTCGGGCACTGCCTGAACGACCTGCTGTTCCGCTCGCGGATCGGCGCGCTGCCGGTGGAGATCGTCGCCGTCGTCTCCAACCACACCGACTTCACCGAGCTCGTCGGCTCCTACGGCATCCCCTTCCGGCACATCCCGGTGACGAAGGAGAACAAGGCGGAGGCCGAGGCGGAGCTCCTCGACCTGGTCCGCGAGCAGAACGTCGAGCTGGTCGTCCTCGCCCGCTACATGCAGGTCCTCTCCGACGACCTGTGCAAGCAGCTCTCCGGCCGGATCATCAACATCCACCACTCCTTCCTGCCGAGCTTCAAGGGCGCCAAGCCCTACCACCAGGCGCACACGCGCGGTGTGAAGCTGATCGGCGCGACCGCGCACTACGTGACCGCGGACCTCGACGAGGGCCCGATCATCGAGCAGGAGGTCGAGCGCGTCGGCCACGAGGTGACCCCGGACCAGCTGGTCGCCGTGGGCCGCGACGTGGAGTGCCAGGCGCTGGCCCGCGCGGTGAAGTGGCACGCGGAACGCCGCATCCTCCTGAACGGCCGCCGCACGGTCGTCTTCGCGTAGCCCCTGGAGCCTTACAGGCGGCTCAGGGACGCGGCGGCCGAGAGGACGTCGCGGATGGCCTCGCGGTCGCCGTCCTGGCCCGCCGCGGCCTCCTCCGGGGAGATGTGGCCGGCCACCAGCTGGCAGAACTCCACCCCGTCCATCGCCACCTGCGCCACGGCCTGCTCCGGGGAGCCGATCGCCGCCGGGGAGTCCAGCGCGATGTACCAGTGGCCGCCGCCCGCGCCCTCGACCTCCAGATGGAGCGAACGGCCGGGCGAGCCCGCCGTGACGAGGTGGC
Above is a genomic segment from Streptomyces sp. NBC_00094 containing:
- a CDS encoding ABC transporter substrate-binding protein, translated to MTGRRLTSLLAYVTTTAAGASLLTGCGVLPGATGGSREHITVMTWAPDQTRATNMPGMPAMAQAYARWVNSQGGIDGHELRVLTCNEQNTPAGAAACARRAVREDAVAVVGSYSQHGGAFLAPLEAAGIPYIGGYGISEDEFNSSLSYPVNGGQASLIAGHGMQLAESCRKVSLVRPDTVDGDRLPDLLNSGLRKASHRSAIDIPAVEDAAEYTEQAGRARDKAGDEDGCVTAVLGERTQTFFDSFRRLPKDDAKGTDKGGSDDRKNDAVRISSVLGSVGQPVIDRTGGAHSPFEGAYVTGWYPEADDKSWDPMRKVIKEHAFADNRVDPADAGVQTTWIAYTVLKAVVESLDSDRISSEKITQALDRGARIDTGGLTPALRWKYEDLLGAPGYPRIVNREVTFQVVREGRLVAQKPGFVDVGETVLSAP
- the purU gene encoding formyltetrahydrofolate deformylase; translated protein: MTDQYVLTLSCPDKQGIVHAVSSYLFITGCNIEDSQQFGDRDTGLFFMRVHFSAEAPVNVEKLRASFTAVGDSFGMDWQINRADQPMRVVLMVSKFGHCLNDLLFRSRIGALPVEIVAVVSNHTDFTELVGSYGIPFRHIPVTKENKAEAEAELLDLVREQNVELVVLARYMQVLSDDLCKQLSGRIINIHHSFLPSFKGAKPYHQAHTRGVKLIGATAHYVTADLDEGPIIEQEVERVGHEVTPDQLVAVGRDVECQALARAVKWHAERRILLNGRRTVVFA